The genomic interval CAGAGGGAGCAGACCGGGGACAAGAGGGAGCAGGACTGGAAGCAGAGGGAGCAGGACTGGGAGCAGGACTGGAAGCAGAAGGAGCAGGACTGGAAGCAGAGGGAGCAGACTGGAAGCAGAGGGAGCAGACTGGAAGCAGAGGGAGCAGACCGGGGACAAGAGGGAGCAGACCGGGGACAAGAGGGAGCAGACCGGGGACAAGAGGGAGCAGGACTGGAAGCAGAGGGAGCAGACCGGGGACAAGAGGGAGCAGGACTGGAAGCAGAGGGAGCAGGACTGGGAGCAGGACTGGAAGCAGAAGGAGCAGGACTGGAAGCAGAGGGAGCAGACTGGAAGCAGAGGGAGCAGACTGGAAGCAGAGGGAGCAGACCGGGGACAAGAGGGAGCAGACCGGGGACAAGAGGGAGCAGGACTGGAAGCAGAGGGAGCAGGACTGGAAGCAGAGGGAGCAGGACTGGAAGCAGAGGGAGCAGGACTGGAAGCAGAGGGAGCAGGACAGCTGGTGGTGGAGATGTCATCCAGAAGACTACCAACTGTGGAGTCCAGTGTGAATTCCTCAAAgccttcatcttcctcctcctccgtcCATGGCCAGGTCCTCCAGCAGCTGGTCAGTCTCCTCTGTGTCGGGGTCCACACTCTGCAAAGGCTGCCCTGTCTGACGTAGCAGATAGTCCATGCCTTAGAAGTAagagaaatacaataaaatgcaaatcagcaTGCACAGAAAGACATGGAAAATATGAACAGAGAATGTTTCTAAAGAATCCTAATTCCAAGAACAAAATCCTtattttgcttgatatagggtAACTTACCAGTGTACTTGGTTGGGGGGCGGAAAGAGGACACATATTTCTGGCCAAACACCTTCATGCTGTTTTCGTTCACACAGTGAGGAGGGTTTGGTGGAGAGGGATGCAGCAGCTCGGTCCTGATTCCAAGAGGCTCTGGGGGCTCCTGGCAGGCCACTGGGAAGAGGCTGGGCTGGTCCACAAAAGCAGCACATTCGCCAAAATAGTCAGCCAGGCGGTCCAACCACTCCTCACTATGGTTCTCCCTCAGCTGCTTGACCAGACGAGTTGGGCTGTTGCCCAGGGTTCGCTCTCTTAGCATGCAGATGACCCGTACGTCACATGCATACCTtcatgaaaaaaacaaagactGTTTTCACGTATTTGTTCAAATGTTGTCAAAGACCTGCATACCAGAGTAAACATCATTATTTCACACAATGTAATTACAACATTAAAGAAGATGTGGATAAAAGCTCACTTGCGCGTCAAGATCAGCCGGAACTTCCTCCGGCAAGGCAGGTCCAGCTGGTCCAGGACAGTCTGACTGGTGGCCAGATGGTTGAGGCGACACACAGTGCACCTGAGTGTCTCCGTCACCATCAGGTAGTACCTGTCGATGTCCAGGACCTTGCGTGCCCTCTTGTGGACACCATATCCTGTCAACTGCTTACCACAGGTGGGACAGATCACCCTCACCTTCCACAGGTGGTAGGGCATCCACGCCAGGAGCCGGTGAGTAAAAAAGCGGTCTGGTGTTGGAGCCTGATGATAAATCAGGGAGGGGACTGGTGGCTCATACCAGAGCTTGACATCTGGCCGCAGCTTGCCAGCATGGAACAAAGTAGAAGCAATCCACCGCTGATCTTGAACAGGGATTGTCTTCATCATTTCCACAGGCAGCCAGAATGGAGCAGGGCCAGGAGCAGGGCCACGAGCAGGGCCAGGAGCTGAGAGCTCATGCTCATCCTAATTCAAAACAAGAATCAATAAATATAATAACTCATTATCATTGCAACATTACCATCATAACATTCTAAAAGGAGATATCAAAATGCAGAGCACTTACAATAGCCTGGGAGAAGGCACCAGTGGCGGAGGTCCTCACAGAGGCCGTAGCAGGGCTGGAAGGGGGCTGGGAGAAAGGGGAGGTGGTCCTCACAGAGGCCGTAGCAGGGCTGGAAGGGGGCTGGGAGAAAGGGGAGGTGGTCCTCACAGAGGCCGTAGCATGGCTGGAAGGGGGCTGGGAGAAAGGAAAATAGCACAATGATATTGTGTAATGTGTTGATAACAGTAATTAACAATAGTCTCTGTGAGACTCATATTCACTAGAAAGCTCAGCATATTTACTTGAACAGCTTTCCTGACCACATTCACGTTTGGCTTAGCTGTGGCACCTTGCGAACCTCCAAACCGTGATTTAGTAAACTaaaagagaaggaaaaatacacaatacacaatgaaagaaatgcACCAATGTGAGAAATATGTATTATATCACAGCAAAGTGATTAAGAGATTGTTTGGGACTTACACTGTTGACCTATATGACCATGTAAAATATGAATTCAAATGTACCATTGATAAGTTCATGGTGGGCCGCGGGGTGCCAGGAGCAGCCGAGGAGGCAGGAGCAGCAGAGGGGGCAGGAGCAGTTGCAGGGGAAATGGCAGAGGCATGTGCTGGTCTACTGGGAAGCTGTTAAAACggtacaaaacaaaaatgcagcaGCCCTCAAGAATGTGATATATTTTCATCAGGAATAAAGCCAATTTTACATTACCCTCTGCTGGTGAAATCCACATGAACATGTCTGTGGTCCACCAAACAGGCTCGTCTGTCCACGCGTTTGCAGGGGACACCTCTATctgtaacaattgaaaacatttataagaAGCTACGTTTAGTCATCTGATGTTCCTGTGGCTGCATACAATGATACTTGACAAACCAAAGCTACCCTTCATTAGTAGTGAAGGCATAATAACAAGTATATCTGGAAATAATACTGTGTAATTACAAATGCCATCTACCTGTTTTTCTGTTATCTTTTGGCAAAATACATACCTTCTGGAAGAGGTCATACCACCTTTTCTGCCTTGGGGCAGGCCAGTTGCCCGCATCAGCAGGCCAAACCCCAGAGGAAGCAAATCTCCTCAAGCGGGACATCCACTCCCCATCCCCCATGGCCTTGTGCGTCTTTGATTTAGACATCTTAACTGAATGGCATGATTTGATCACATCACCATAACAATTACATAACACACTTAATCTAAACTAGGCAAACTAATAGAAATGTTAGGCTACAAAAAAAGTGCATGCTTGGAAAAGGACTCAAAATACTAGCAATGAAGCTAAATGAGAGCATCATGTCAAATTAGTCTCCTCAATCTAGCTAAGTCCTAAATGTGACATCAGCTAGTTAGGCTTAATAGTGTGGATGTTTCTTTCTAATTTATGACAATGCAGACGATTTATTCTAACAATATGCTAGCCAGCTGACATATCATTTCGTTACATGACGACATTTAACTCATTGGATGGCTCAGTGGCATTCACGTCAACAAGAAAGTTATATAGCAGATTATATCATATGGTCGCTATGACAGACCTCATGTCACCAATTGTGACAGCTTTATTTATGAACTAAGACGCGTCCGACATTGAAGTTAAATTAACACAATCCTTACTGTAACATTCGCTAACGGCAACGACGCGCCCCACAGCTAACATGCGCTAGCGAAAGTGCCTAGCTTAAATATATGTGCGACTTAATCTCAGAATTAGCGATCGCTATTCAGTTATACCCATTAAAGTATAACCAACATGTTAATTGTTACCTTGTATACGAAACAAATCCATGAAAAGCCCCAAGAAAAATTTGACAGTTACCTTCTCCAAGTCGCTATCACGATCTCTCACTTACTGTTCTTGGAGGCGGTCGATGGTTGGTTGTGTCCATAATGAAAATGGAATGGCGCCACAGTATTGGACAGCGAAACATGGATTTGTGAGATGTGATTTGCTAAACAAAATGGAATTTAAGGGCAATAATTGGACTGAGAAAATGGAGTGGAGATTTGTGATTGGCTGTATAAAATGGAATTGTGATAAATGATTGGCTTTAGAAAATGGAATTAAAAGGTGATGATTGGACATTTTTTGACATACTATCTTGACCGAGGTAGCGCCACAGAGTCGCTGTGTACAGGAATATGTTGCTCTGATGAACGGGGATAGCAGGCCCTACAGGGTTTACAAAACCACCCCAGGTTCCATATGTGGTCAAAATAGCAACATTTGACGATCGCACCGCTTCAAATTCCAGTTCTAAAGCATGTTAGTTAGCTCTGACAAGGGAGAGCGGTGCAGGTCAAAGAAGGCCCAAAAAAGGGCTACGTAATACTTGCCGGTCAAAGCCGTTTCACAACAATGTGCAGCACTAACGGAATAACAGCGTCCCCGGGGGTGAGATCCAACCgccaacctttagattaacagtgtaACACGCAAAGCTGCAGCGGCAAAGAGAGGCACAATGTCGCTCTGATGAAGGAggatagcaggctctacagggttgacaaaaggcccacaccttccaagggtggtccaaataaagacatttgacgATTTGCTCCTGCTTCTAATTCCAGTGCTAAAGCAGGCTAATTTGCTCCGACGAGGGAGAGCAGTGCGGGTCAACGGCCGACTACAGAAAGTGAGCAGGGCCCGAATCCATGAAACGTAACACTGGCCGGACATTGGCCTTTCACACGAATGAGAAGCACGAAGGGAAAACTGTCGTCCCCgggtgggctcgaaccaccagcctttagattaacagtctaacgcgctaaccaattgcgccacagagacttaaaaggagctaatatttcacgctgcagaaatgtgatttcagacgttatgggatttacaaaagcacctcaagttactttatgggatttacaaaaccacctcaaGTTCCAAGAAACAGCAGTTTAACGTGCTAAACAACTGCGCCACAGAGACCTACAACAGCCAGATGTTTCATTGTGATGAAGCGGGATATAGGGCTCTAAAGGGTTTACAGAACCACCTCGAATAGCATTGGGTGGTGAAAATAGCAACATCTGACAATCGCAGCGCTTGAAATTCCAGCGCTAAAGCATGCCAGTTATCTCAGACATGGGAGAGCAGGGCAATTCAAAGCACGATCGGCCACAGAAAGTAAGCAGGCCCAAATCGTGGTGAGGTAACACGGGCCAagatagcaggctctacagggtttcAAAGCCGCTTCACGTGTATGAGCAGCACAAACGGAAAACCTtcgtccctgggtgggctcgaaccaccaacctttagattaacagtctaacgcgctaaccaattgcgccacagagacgcTGTGTACAGGAATATGGTGCTCTGATGAACGGGGATAGCAGGCCCTACAGggtttacaaaaccacctcagGTTCCATATGTGGTCAAAATAGCAACATTTGACGATCGCACCTCTTCAAATTCCAGTTCTAAAGCATGTTAGTTAGCTCTGACAAGGGAGAGCGGTGCAGGTCAAAGAAGGCCCAAAAAAGGGCTACGTAATACTTGCCGGTCAAAGCCGTTTCACAACAATGTGCAGCACTAACGGAATAACAGCGTCCCCGGGGGTGAGATCCAACCgccaacctttagattaacagtgtaACACGCAAAGCTGCAGCGGCAAAGAGAGGCACAATGTCGCTCTGATGAAGGAggatagcaggctctacagggttgacaaaaggcccacaccttccaagggtggtccaaataaagacatttgacgATTTGCTCCTGCTTCTAATTCCAGTGCTAAAGCAGGCTAATTTGCTCCGACGAGGGAGAGCAGTGCGGGTCAACGGCCGACTACAGAAAGTGAGCAGGGCCCGAATCCATGAAACGTAACACTGGCCGGACATTGGCCTTTCACACGAATGAGAAGCACGAAGGGAAAACTGtcgtccctgggtgggctcgaaccaccagcctttagattaacagtctaacgcgctaaccaattgcgccacagagacttaaaaggagctaatatttcacgctgcagaaatgtgatttcagactttatgggatttacaaaagcacctcaagttactttatgggatttacaaaagcacctcaagttccaagaaacagcagtttaacgtgccaagatagcaggctctacagggtttcAAAGCCGCTTCACGTGTATGAGCAGCACAAACGGAAAACCTtcgtccctgggtgggctcgaaccaccaacctttagattaacagtctaacgcgctaaccaattgcgccacagagacgcTGTGTACAGGAATATGGTGCTCTGATGAACGGGGATAGCAGGCCCTACAGggtttacaaaaccacctcagGTTCCATATGTGGTCAAAATAGCAACATTTGACGATCGCACCTCTTCAAATTCCAGTTCTAAAGCATGTTAGTTAGCTCTGACAAGGGAGAGCGGTGCAGGTCAAAGAAGGCCCAAAAAAGGGCTACGTAATACTTGCCGGTCAAAGCCGTTTCACAACAATGTGCAGCACTAACGGAATAACAGCGTCCCCGGGGGTGAGATCCAACCgccaacctttagattaacagtgtaACACGCAAAGCTGCAGCGGCAAAGAGAGGCACAATGTCGCTCTGATGAAGGAggatagcaggctctacagggttgacaaaaggcccacaccttccaagggtggtccaaataaagacatttgacgATTTGCTCCTGCTTCTAATTCCAGTGCTAAAGCAGGCTAATTTGCTCCGACGAGGGAGAGCAGTGCGGGTCAACGGCCGACTACAGAAAGTGAGCAGGGCCCGAATCCATGAAACGTAACACTGGCCGGACATTGGCCTTTCACACGAATGAGAAGCACGAAGGGAAAACTGtcgtccctgggtgggctcgaaccaccagcctttagattaacagtctaacgcgctaaccaattgcgccacagagacttaaaaggagctaatatttcacgctgcagaaatgtgatttcagactttatgggatttacaaaagcacctcaagttccaagaaacagcagtttaacgtgccaagatagcaggctctacagggtttcAAAGCCGCTTCACGTGTATGAGCAGCACAAACGGAAAACCTtcgtccctgggtgggctcgaaccaccatcctttagattaacagtctaacgcgctaaccaattgcgccacagagacgcTGGGTACAGGAATATGGTGCTCTGATGAATGGGGATAGCAGGCCCTACAGggtttacaaaaccacctcagGTTCCATATGTGGTCAAAATAGCAACATTTGACGATCGCACCTCTTCAAATTCCAGTTCTAAAGCATGTTAGTTAGCTCTGACAAGGGAGAGCGGTGCAGGTCAAAGAAGGCCCAAAAAAGGGCTACGTAATACTTGCCGGTCAAAGCCGTTTCACAACAATGTGCAGCACTAACGGAATAACAGCGTCCCCGGGGGTGAGATCCAACCgccaacctttagattaacagtgtaACACGCAAAGCTGCAGCGGCAAAGAGAGGCACAATGTCGCTCTGATGAAGGAggatagcaggctctacagggttgacaaaaggcccacaccttccaagggtggtccaaataaagacatttgacgATTTGCTCCTGCTTCTAATTCCAGTGCTAAAGCAGGCTAATTTGCTCCGACGAGGGAGAGCAGTGCGGGTCAACGGCCGACTACAGAAAGTGAGCAGGGCCCGAATCCATGAAACGTAACACTGGCCGGACATTGGCCTTTCACACGAATGAGAAGCACGAAGGGAAAACTGtcgtccctgggtgggctcgaaccaccagcctttagattaacagtctaacgcgctaaccaattgcgccacagagacttaaaaggagctaatatttcacgctgcagaaatgtgatttcagactttatgggatttacaaaagcacctcaagttccaagaaacagcagtttaacgtgccaagatagcaggctctacagggtttcAAAGCCGCTTCACGTGTATGAGCAGCACAAACGGAAAACCTtcgtccctgggtgggctcgaaccatcaacctttagattaacagtcta from Esox lucius isolate fEsoLuc1 chromosome 24, fEsoLuc1.pri, whole genome shotgun sequence carries:
- the LOC117593989 gene encoding golgin subfamily A member 6-like protein 2, yielding MPEGAGLEAEGAGLEAEGAGLETRGSRPGDKREQAWRQEGAGLGTRGSRPGDKREQDWKQREQTGDKREQTGDKREQTGDKREQTGDKREQDWKQREQTGDKREQDWKQREQDWKQDWKQKEQDWKQREQTGSRGSRLEAEGADWKQREQTGSRGSRLEAEGADWKQREQTGDKREQTGDKREQTGDKREQDWKQREQTGDKREQDWKQREQDWEQDWKQKEQDWKQREQTGSRGSRLEAEGADRGQEGADRGQEGADRGQEGAGLEAEGADRGQEGAGLEAEGAGLGAGLEAEGAGLEAEGADWKQREQTGSRGSRPGTRGSRPGTRGSRTGSRGSRTGSRGSRTGSRGSRTGSRGSRTAGGGDVIQKTTNCGVQCEFLKAFIFLLLRPWPGPPAAGQSPLCRGPHSAKAALSDVADSPCLRMRRVWWRGMQQLGPDSKRLWGLLAGHWEEAGLVHKSSTFAKIVSQAVQPLLTMVLPQLLDQTSWAVAQGSLS
- the LOC105008423 gene encoding uncharacterized protein LOC105008423, encoding MNLSMFTKSRFGGSQGATAKPNVNVVRKAVQPPSSHATASVRTTSPFSQPPSSPATASVRTTSPFSQPPSSPATASVRTSATGAFSQAIDEHELSAPGPARGPAPGPAPFWLPVEMMKTIPVQDQRWIASTLFHAGKLRPDVKLWYEPPVPSLIYHQAPTPDRFFTHRLLAWMPYHLWKVRVICPTCGKQLTGYGVHKRARKVLDIDRYYLMVTETLRCTVCRLNHLATSQTVLDQLDLPCRRKFRLILTRK